CATGAGAAACTTGACCATATTCAAGAAGAAATGGCGAAGCCCAAAGAAACCGCAAAACCGGTGCCAGCTAATAAGCAAAAAACACCAGCCAAAAAGACCACGCGCCGGACGGCAACGAAGCGAACAACGACGCGCAAAACAACCAAGAAAACAACGACAGCGGCGAAAACATCAGCGGCCAAGCCAGCGGCCAAGATAACGAAGCGGACGACCAAAAAAGCGGCGCCCAAAACCACTCGGCGAACAACTAAGAAATAAGCTGCTAGTCGCATGCTGAAAAGAGTCATTCCATTTGGGATGGCTCTTTTTACATACCAACAAGACCATCTAGACCCTTTAAAGCGAGGCGGTAACCATTTGAAAGCAAACATACAATAATATTAACGAAATATGAGAATAACGTGTGAGATATGAAAATCATTTTGAATTGAAAGCGATTCCAGCATATTCTTAACTTGTTGGTGGAATAGGCCAATCTTGTTGCAGAGACCATCCACAAAAGGAGGTTGAAGTTTTGAAGAAGCACGGGTTTCGATTTTGGTTATTGGCGATTGTTGGACTGCTGGGTATGGTGTTGAGTCTGAGTCAGCCGCCCAAGCAGGTAGCTGCTGCTGATAACACCTTGAAAAGCGTTTTTTCGATTGATGCGGGACGAAAGTATTTTTCCGCGGATCAGTTGAAAACGATCATTGATCGGGCACATACAGACGGTTACACCGATGTGCAGGTTTTATTGGGCAACGATGCATTGCGATTGCTACTTGATGACATGAGCGTGACGATCAATGGCAAAACATATGGCAGTGATGTCGTGAAACAGGCCATACAGGCTGGTAACAAAGCGTACTACGATGATCCAAACGGGAATGCGTTGACGCAAACCGACATGGATGCGGTCTTGAAATATGCAGCGGCACGGGATATCAATATCATTCCGGTTATCAATAGTCCCGGCCATATGGATGCCATTTTGACGGCGATGGCGCAACTAGGCATTAAGAATCCTGCCTTTAATGGGTCTAAACGGACTGTCGATCTTAACAATGACACTGCTATTGCCTTCACAAAAGCGCTATTGAAGAAGTATGTGATGTATTTCAAGGGTCATGCTACGACCTTCAACTTTGGCAGTGACGAGTATGCAAATGATGTCGATACTGGCGGCTGGGCCAAGTTGCAACAAAGTGGCACCTACAAAAAGTTTGTGGCATACGTCAACGACTTAGCGGCGATGGCCAAAAATGCCGGCCTGAAGCCGATGGTTTTCAATGACGGGATTTATTATGACAATAACACCAGTTTCGGGACTTTTGACAAGGATTTGATCGTCTCTTATTGGACAGCTGGCTGGGGCGGGTATGATGTCGCAAAGCCAGAATTTTTGACCGATAAGGGTTTGAAAATCATGAATACCAATGACGGTTGGTATTGGGTTTTAGGTCGCGTGGACGGCGATCTCTATAGTTACAAAACGGCGCTAGCTAGTTTAGCAAGTAAAAAATTTACTGATGTACCCGGCGCTTCGAGTGCCGTGCCGATTATTGGCAGTATGCAGGCAGTTTGGGCGGATGATCCGAGTGCACAGTTAGACATGCCGGCGCTGTTGAAGTTGATGGATCAATTTTCGACAGCCTATGCACCTTACTTAGTTCGCCCAGCCGATTACAGTAAAGTTGATGCCGCCATCGCTGCCGTGCCGCGGC
This genomic window from Lacticaseibacillus paracasei subsp. paracasei contains:
- a CDS encoding family 20 glycosylhydrolase — translated: MKKHGFRFWLLAIVGLLGMVLSLSQPPKQVAAADNTLKSVFSIDAGRKYFSADQLKTIIDRAHTDGYTDVQVLLGNDALRLLLDDMSVTINGKTYGSDVVKQAIQAGNKAYYDDPNGNALTQTDMDAVLKYAAARDINIIPVINSPGHMDAILTAMAQLGIKNPAFNGSKRTVDLNNDTAIAFTKALLKKYVMYFKGHATTFNFGSDEYANDVDTGGWAKLQQSGTYKKFVAYVNDLAAMAKNAGLKPMVFNDGIYYDNNTSFGTFDKDLIVSYWTAGWGGYDVAKPEFLTDKGLKIMNTNDGWYWVLGRVDGDLYSYKTALASLASKKFTDVPGASSAVPIIGSMQAVWADDPSAQLDMPALLKLMDQFSTAYAPYLVRPADYSKVDAAIAAVPRQLNQYTEASVAKLDAALNAVVRGKKATDQALVDGYAQTITVAIKALQLRPADYTKVDAAIAAAKKLDRSHYQDLSAVDAALAAVNRNLSITQQAQVDTMAAKITAAIAALVLKPAPQPDPRQQQVPTKTIVNPDRYLPKTAEASGWELMLAGLATIFGVISIVFFWRQHRMAV